DNA from Tripterygium wilfordii isolate XIE 37 chromosome 15, ASM1340144v1, whole genome shotgun sequence:
AcatctaagagcatccacaatggtgtaatatttaacattgttaacaatactttttggataaatatagtgctataccatcacaataggtataatggagtgtatttcaagtacttgaaatgttacttttttgataagtatagcgctacatacacacaatgggtgaaaaatgacacttgaaaatttagttgcaGAAAAAGGATACTTGAAAGTTGGAGTacatatatagttgatgaatagtgcagagagatgatgaaaaggaagagagaggtgatgaaaaggaagagagaagatgaaaaggaagaaagagaaaatagaaaaaatgagaatagagtgtttgaatttatggagtgttgatgaatagtatttaTTGTGAGACTCACTCTTTCAATTGAATTGTGCCACATAGAAAAGAAGAGAAgcgagagaatgattttgaagtgctgtatTATATTGTTATTATTGTGTATGCTCTAAGTAGTTTGTTTGGAAACTCATTCCCAGAAATTTGgtaagaaaattttcatttaatgaACTTAAATTTATAAAACCAAAAACATGGCGCACGGAATTACATTGGTCCACAGTAAATACTCAAATCAAGAAGACAAACTAAAAATAAAGCTGATCGGCATCCTTCTCATGCAACAGCGGGCATGTCCTTGAGCCAAGCATCCAATGGCTTACCAATTGAGTACACAATGAAGCCAATCTTCCTCAGCTCATCACCGTTCACAACGTTCCTGCCATCAAACACATAAGCTGGTTTCTGCATGTTGTCGTAGATGCGCTTGTAGTCAAGAGTCTTGAACTCATCCCACTCAGTAAGAATGCAGAGTCCATGGGCATCCTTGGTTGCTTCATAGGCATCCCAAACCACGGCCACCTTTTTCACTGTGGTAGGACTCATGGGTTGGAGGTGAAGAGGGTGATCCCAATCGAACTTTTTCATTGAAAGGTCCCTCTGCATCTGGTCCTCAGTGACCTGCGGATCATATATGCTCAACCTTGCATTGTCTCCCAACAGACCCTTGCACACATCAATGGCAGGCGTCTCCCTAGTGTCTCCAGTATCCTTCTTGAAGGCAAATCCCAGAATTGCGATCTTCTTATTTGAAACTGTGTTAAACATAGAGGAGACAATGCGGTTCACAAATCGGTTCTTCTGATAATCGTTGATCCTGATGACTTGTTTCCAGTATTCAGCTACCTCGGGAAGGCCATTGCATTCGCAGATATAGACTAGATTCAAGATGTCCTTTTGGAAGCAGGACCCTCCAAATCCAACACTAGCATTCAAGAACTTGGAACCAATCCTTGAATCCTTACCGACTGCATAAGCAACCTGGGTAACATCAGCACCAGTCGCCTCACAGAGAGCGGACATGGCATTAACAGAGGAAATCCTCTGGGCCAAGAAGGCATTGGCAGCTAGCTTGGAAAGCTCAGCAGACCATAGATTGGTTGTCAGAATCTGCTCTTCAGGGACCCAATGAGCATAGACATCCTTCAATGCTTTGATAGCTTCTTGGCCTTCTGGAGTTTCCCTGCCTCCAATAAGCACCCGATCAGGATAAAGCAGATCTTGGATAGCAGTTCCCTCAGCAAGGAACTCTGGGTTTGAGAGAATCTGAAACTTGATGCCCTTGCTATTGTGTGTCAAAATCTTTTCAATTGCCTCTGCTGTT
Protein-coding regions in this window:
- the LOC120016833 gene encoding UDP-glucose 6-dehydrogenase 1-like, giving the protein MVKICCIGAGYVGGPTMAIIAYKCPDIEVVVVDISVPRIAAWNSEQLPIYEPGLDDVVKQCRGKNLFFSTEVEKHVCEADIVFVSVNTPTKTRGLGAGKAADLTYWESAARMIADVSKSSKIVVEKSTVPVKTAEAIEKILTHNSKGIKFQILSNPEFLAEGTAIQDLLYPDRVLIGGRETPEGQEAIKALKDVYAHWVPEEQILTTNLWSAELSKLAANAFLAQRISSVNAMSALCEATGADVTQVAYAVGKDSRIGSKFLNASVGFGGSCFQKDILNLVYICECNGLPEVAEYWKQVIRINDYQKNRFVNRIVSSMFNTVSNKKIAILGFAFKKDTGDTRETPAIDVCKGLLGDNARLSIYDPQVTEDQMQRDLSMKKFDWDHPLHLQPMSPTTVKKVAVVWDAYEATKDAHGLCILTEWDEFKTLDYKRIYDNMQKPAYVFDGRNVVNGDELRKIGFIVYSIGKPLDAWLKDMPAVA